The following proteins are encoded in a genomic region of Panthera leo isolate Ple1 chromosome F2, P.leo_Ple1_pat1.1, whole genome shotgun sequence:
- the FZD6 gene encoding frizzled-6 yields MEMFPFLWTCIFLPFIRGHSLFTCEPITVPRCMKMAYNMTFFPNLMGHYDQSTAAVKMELFLPLANLECSPNVETFLCKAFVPTCTEQIRVVPPCRKSCEKVYSDCKKLIDTFGIRWPEELECDRLQYCDETVPVTFDPHTQFLGPQKKTEQVQRDIGFWCPRHLKTSGGQGYKFLGIDQCAPPCPNMYFKSDELEFAKSFIGIVSIFCLCATLFTFLTFLIDVKRFRYPERPIIYYSVCYSIVSLMYFIGFLLGNRTACNKADEKLELGDTVVLGSQNKACTVLFMFLYFFTMAGTVWWVILTITWFLAAGRKWSCEAIEQKAVWFHAVAWGIPGFLTVMLLAMNKVEGDNISGVCFVGLYDLDASRYFVLLPLCFCVFVGLSLLLAGIISLNHVRQVIQRDGRNQEKLKKFMIRIGVFSGLYLVPLVTLLGCYVYEQVNRMTWEITWVSDHCRQYHIPCPYQARTETRPELALFMIKYLMTLIVGISAVFWVGSKKTCTEWAGFFRRNRKRDPISESRRVLQESCEFFLKHNSKVKHKKKHYKPSSHKLKVISKSMGTSTGATANHGTSAVAITDHDYLGQETLTEIQTSPETSVREVRAGGASTPRSRERDCGDPASPAASSSKLCGEQADGKGRAGNGNDKISVSESTRSEGRVTPKSEVPETGPVQSSGLQVPGSSEPGSLKGSTSLLVHSASGGGKEQAAGGHSDT; encoded by the exons atggaaatgtttccatttttgtggACGTGTATTTTTCTACCCTTCATACGAGGACACAGTCTTTTCACCTGTGAACCAATTACTGTTCCCAGATGTATGAAAATGGCCTACAACATGACATTTTTCCCTAATTTAATGGGTCATTATGACCAGAGTACAGCTGCTGTGAAAATGGAG ctttttcttcctcttgcaaATTTGGAATGTTCACCAAATGTTGAAACTTTCCTTTGCAAAGCTTTTGTACCAACCTGTACAGAACAAATTCGTGTGGTTCCACCTTGTCGTAAATCTTGTGAGAAAGTATATTCTGATTGCAAAAAGTTAATTGACACTTTTGGTATCCGATGGCCTGAAGAACTTGAATGTGATAG aTTGCAATACTGTGATGAGACTGTTCCTGTAACTTTTGATCCACACACACAGTTTCTTGGTcctcagaagaaaacagagcaagTCCAAAGAGACATTGGATTTTGGTGTCCCAGGCATCTTAAGACTTCTGGGGGACAAGGCTATAAGTTTCTGGGAATTGACCAGTGTGCACCTCCGTGCcctaacatgtattttaaaagtgatGAGCTAGAGTTCGCAAAAAGTTTTATCGGAATAGTTTCAATATTTTGTCTTTGTGCAACCCTGTTCACATTCCTTACTTTCTTAATTGATGTTAAAAGATTCAGATACCCAGAGAGACCAATTATATATTACTCTGTCTGTTACAGCATTGTCTCTCTGATGTACTTTATAGGATTCTTGCTAGGCAATCGCACAGCCTGCAATAAGGCAGATGAGAAGCTAGAACTCGGTGACACAGTAGTTCTAGGATCTCAGAATAAGGCTTGCACTgttctctttatgtttttgtattttttcacaaTGGCTGGCACCGTATGGTGGGTGATACTTACCATTACTTGGTTCTTAGCTGCAGGAAGAAAATGGAGTTGTGAAGCCATTGAACAAAAAGCGGTGTGGTTTCATGCTGTTGCGTGGGGAATACCAGGTTTTCTGACTGTTATGCTTCTTGCTATGAACAAAGTTGAAGGAGACAACATTAGTGGCGTTTGCTTTGTCGGCCTATATGACCTGGATGCTTCTCGCTACTTTGTGCTCTTGCCATTgtgcttttgtgtgtttgttgggCTGTCTCTTCTTTTAGCTGGCATTATTTCCTTAAATCATGTTCGACAAGTTATACAACGTGATGGCCGGAAccaagagaaactaaaaaaatttatGATTCGAATTGGAGTCTTTAGTGGCCTGTATCTTGTACCATTAGTGACACTTCTCGGATGTTATGTCTATGAGCAAGTGAACAGGATGACCTGGGAGATAACTTGGGTCTCTGACCACTGTCGTCAGTACCACATCCCGTGTCCTTATCAG GCCAGAACAGAAACTCGACCAGAATTGGctttatttatgataaaatatcTGATGACATTAATTGTTGGCATCTCTGCGGTCTTCTGGGTTGGAAGCAAAAAGACGTGCACGGAGTGGGCAGGGTTTTTTAGACGAAATCGCAAGAGAGA TCCAATCAGTGAAAGTCGAAGAGTACTACAGGAGTCGTGTGAGTTCTTCTTAAAGCACAATTCTAAAGTTAAACACAAAAAGAAGCACTACAAACCAAGTTCACACAAGCTGAAGGTCATTTCCAAATCCATGGGGACGAGCACAGGTGCCACGGCCAATCACGGCACTTCTGCAGTAGCGATCACGGACCACGATTACTTAGGACAAGAAACTTTGACAGAAATACAAACCTCCCCGGAAACATCAGTGAGGGAGGTGAGAGCAGGTGGAGCGAGCACCCCCAGATCAAGAGAACGGGACTGTGGGGATCCTGCCTCCCCAGCAGCATCCAGCTCCAAACTCTGTGGAGAACAGGCTGACGGGAAAGGCCGGGCAGGCAACGGGAATGATAAGATCAGTGTATCCGAAAGTACGCGGAGCGAAGGAAG GGTGACTCCAAAAAGTGAGGTCCCCGAGACCGGCCCGGTGCAGAGCAGCGGCTTGCAGGTCCCAGGTTCTTCGGAGCCAGGCAGCCTGAAAGGCTCCACGTCCCTGCTCGTTCACTCAGCTTCGGGAGGTGGAAAAGAGCAGGCCGCTGGCGGTCACTCCGATACTTGA